One Rouxiella sp. S1S-2 genomic window, CGAACATAATTAAAAAACTCCAAATGATACTTGAAGTGATGAATCAAGACGCGCATAATAATTGTTATAGTATAACATTACATTTAGAGGCTATTATGAGAGAGAACATTCATCCTGCCTATCGCACCGTGGTATTTCATGACACCGGTGTTGATGAGTATTTCCGCGTGGGATCAACCATCAAAACCGATCGCACCATTGAGCTGGAAGGGAAAACCTTTCCTTATGTGACGCTCGATATCTCTTCAGCTTCCCATCCTTACTACACGGGCAAGCAGAAAGAGTTTTCGAAAGAAGGCAGCACCGCACGCTTCCAGCAGCGTTTTGGCAGCTTCCTGGGCAAAAAGTAAGCGTTGTTTGGGAGAAGTAAAATGCAGGTATTAAGCTCATTAAAATCGGCCAAAAACAGGCATCCTGATTGCCGTATCGTGAAACGCAAGGGCCGTTTGTACGTGATTTGCAAAAGCAACCCTCGCTTTAAAGCGGTTCAGGGCGGCAAGAAAAAACGCTAACCCAGTGTGTCGATTTTTAGGCATTAAAAAAGCCCCGTTGCTGCCCAACGGGGCTTTGTCACATCTTAAGAAGTGGAAACCTGTAGCCTCCCTCACAGCTTATCGCCGTTGAGGGAGTCTATGTTTTATTTCATGCTGGCGACGATCGCTTCCACATTATGAGTAAAGGCTTTTTCATAAGTTGTGGCCGGTCCTTGCGGACCAGACAGCGATTCAGGATACAGTTCGCCTCCTGGCTGTGCGCCGGTTGCAGAAGCAATCTGTTTCACCAAACGTGGGTCAGTCTGGTTCTCGATGAAGTAAGTTTTCACCTTCTCCGCTTTAATCTGTTTAATCAGCGAGGCGACGCCGCTGGCGCTGGCTTCAGATTCGGTTGAGAAACCCACCGGAGCCATAAAGGCCACGTTGTACTCTTTCCCGAAATAACCGAAGGCATCGTGGCTGGTGAGCACTGTACGTTTATTCGCAGCAATACTGCTAAACTCCTGCTTGGCCCATGCGTCGAGCTTCTTCAGGCGTTCAATGTAGGCCCCACCGTGCTGACGGAAATAGTCGGCATCTTCTGGGTCGGCGGCAATCAGCGCATTCATGACGTTGGTGGCATAAATAACGCCGTTAGCCATGCTGTTCCAGGCATGAGGATCAGTAACCGTTTTGCCCTCCTCCTCCATCTGGCGCGTGTCCACGCCCTGAGAGGCAGTGATCACTTTACCATGGTAGCCAGAGGCCGTGATCAGACGGTCCATCCAGCCTTCCATTCCCAAGCCGCTGACGAACACGACGTCGGACGAGGCCAACGTTTTGCTGTCTCGCGGTGCAGGCTCAAAACTGTGCGGGTCACCGTCGGGCCCCACCAGGCTGGTGACCTTGACGTGGTCGCCGCCCACTTCTTGCACAATATCCCCCAGGATAGAGAAACTGGCTACGGCGTTAACCGTTTTGGCCATCGCCAGTGGGCTCGACAGTAGGGCAGCTACTGACAGAGCAACAGGTAATAATTTCATTTCCACTCCTTTATATTGACTTTATTTTTACTTCCTAACGTCGCGAGGCGGTTAACATGCCGCCGCGCGTTCCAAACAGAACTGAGATAAAGAAAATCACGTTGGCGCTGAGCACAATCGCCGGGCCAGCAGGCAGCGAAGCATAGTAGGACCAAATCAGTCCGATATAACTTGAGATCATGCCAATCACCATGGCAATAAGCAGCGTATGCGGCAAATCACGGCCCCAAAAACGTGCACTTGCTGCAGGCAGCATCATCAATCCCACCGACATCAGGGTGCCGAGGATCTGGAAACCGGCGACCAGATTCACCACCACCAGCGCCAAAAATATGCCCTGGATCAGCGCCAGCCATTTACCCGAGCTGACGCGCAAAAACAGCGCATCAAAAGACTCGATGACCAGGGCGCGATAAATACAGGCGAGGATAATAAGTGAAACGCTGCTGATTGAGCCGACCATCAGCATGGCGCTGGAGTCGATAGCCAGAATGGAACCAAATAGCACGTGTAGCAGGTCAACACTTGAGCCTTTAAGAGAAACCAGGGTCACGCCGAGGGCCAATGATCCTAAATAGAAACCGGCAAAGCTAGCGTCTTCTTTAAGCTGCGTGCGGCGACTGACGACACCAGAAAGCATGGCCACTGCTAGTCCGGCAATAAAACCGCCCACGCCCATCGCCACCAGAGACATACCTGAAATCAGGTAACCTATCGCCGCGCCGGGCAAAACCGCGTGGCTCAGCGCATCACCCACTAGACTCATGCGACGCAGCAACAGAAATACGCCCAGCGGTGTTGCGCTAATCGATAACGCCAGACAGGCGATCAGCGCACGGCGCATAAAGCCGAATTGTACAAAAGGATCGATTAAAAGATGAAACCACATCATGAAATAACGCTCCGCTGCTGACTGAACTCATCGGCCAGAATGCAGGCGTGATCGCGATGAGGAAAATGGCAGAGAACTTCATCGGCCGTTCCCCAAATATTTTGCTGCTGGCTGAGGAAAAGCACCTGCGGGAAATGGCGCGCCACCATCGCGATATCGTGCAGTACGGCAATAACCGTTTTCCCCTGCTGGTGCCATTGGCGGATAACCTTGAGCAGCAGTTCTGTGGTCTGGCTGTCGATACCGGTGAAAGGTTCATCAAGCATGATAAGCGGCGCCTGCTGGATCAACAGTCGGGCAAACAGCGTTCTTTGCAGCTGTCCACCGGAGAGTTCACCCACGGCCACGTTGCGCATTTCCGTCATGCCGACGGTTTCCAGGGCTTCAATCACCTGCCGTTCGGACTCACGACTAATGCCACCGAACAGGCCACTTTGCGGCCAACAGCCCATGGCTACCAGGTCAAACACGCTGATGGGAAACTGTCGGTCGAGCTCGGCCTGCTGCGGTAAATAGGCCAGCTGCGGGCGTTTGTTTTTGGAAGATGACCCCGTAAACTCGATTGAGCCGGAGATAGCGGGTTGAAGTCCTGCCAGAGTCTTGAGAAAGGTAGACTTACCGGCGCCGTTGGCGCCCACTACCGCCGTCAGTGAGCCCGCAATGATGCGACCGCTCAACGGCATGGCAACGGGGCGTCGTTCGTAGCCGACTTCAAGATTAGAAATGTTGATCATGGTAAAGAGATGGCCCAATAAATCCCTGACCACAAAATTGCTAGTAAAATTAAAGCAATAGCACAGCGGGAGAGTGCAGATAAGGTAAACAGTGTTTTAGTCATAATAAATTGCTCAAGCGATGTTATATTATAACAACACAATTTTAGTGATTTTTCAAGATGCTAGGTCTACTCATTCACCTACAATACGTAGGGTATCCAAATGATTGATGCAGATCTCATTTTTTCGCCACAGGCCTCAACGCACTCCGTCAGGAAAGCGTAATTAAATATTAAAAAAACACAAAATTGCTTTAAAAACATAGCGTTAAAAAAATTAATGATAGATAATTATTTTGTTCTCTTTTGCCACTTTATCTCAAAAATATGTAATAATTAATGCTGACCATTTTAATGATCAGATAATTCTTATGAAAAAATTGATTACTTATGACACTCAGGGAAAAGAACTCAGCCTTGCTGAACTTAAGCAGATAATAGAATCTAATATCCAGGTGATTGAAGACGCATTAACTGCCGGGTTAACTTATTATTCGCAAAATGCTCGCTACACGCCGAGCACGCTGGTTATAAAATCTATAGAATTATTACATAATCAAGTGTATTCAATGAGTTACACTTATGCTTGGACCATTTTCAATGGTTGCCTTGACCTCAACTCAGAAGAAGATGCCAAAGAAACCGTATCATTTATCGTTAAACCCGATGGTTTGGAGTTTGATATAATAGATTTTGATTCGGCTGGCACCGAGAATGAATTGTAAGTTTCAGTAATAGGTTTGCGCAGTTCTCAAAAATTAGATTATATTTATATTGTGAGTTCATTATTACGTCATGTCAGGTATCCTCGACAACATTCGACACGATAATGAGCGTGGCAATCTACCCTGAACCTGCCGCTTCTCAACAATAGTGATACGAAATATCATTTAATTTTAATAGGGTAATATTTTTTACCAAGCAGTCCCTGGTTCAGCTCGGATTTTGTTGTTTATTTACAGATTTTGTTTACTCACAGAGTGTTATCACACCGAATAACCATTACGGAGGGGATGATATGGATGAGTACTCGCCTAAGCGACATGATATTGCGCAACTGCGGTTCCTCAACGAAAATTTGTACGACGAAGGAATTGCAACCCTGGGAGACAGCCACCACGGCTGGGTCAATGATCCAACTTCAGCAGTTAATCTGCAGTTGAATGACCTGATTGAGCATATTGCTTCTTTCATCATGAGCTTTAAAATTAAATACCCGGATGAAACGAACCTCAGCGACCTGGTAGAGGAGTATCTTGACGATACCTATACCCTGTTTAGCAATTACGGAATTAACGATTCTGATTTACGTCAATGGCAAAAAACCAAAAAACGACTATTCAGAATGTTCTCAGGGGATTATGTCTGTACCTTGATGAAAACATAAAAGATAATTTAATAAAGAATGTAGATACAGTTGAAAAGGCTATGATGAACAAAACCGACTATTTGATGCGTTTAAGAAAATGCACCACTATCGATACGCTTGAACGTGTTATTGAGAAGAATAAGTACGAACTTTCTAATGATGAGTTGGAGTTGTTTTACTCCGCGGCAGATCATCGCCTCGCCGAGTTAACAATGAATAAGCTTTACGATAAAATTCCCGTCGCCGTTTGGAAGTTTGTACGCTAATTTCTCATTCTGCCCTCATTGAGCCGACCTTTATCGGCTCAATGTATTTTTTTACTTATCTTAAATTTATGTCCGATAATGTTATTAATTAATCAGGCTAAAATTCAGGACACATTTACCTCGCTAATGAGTTCCACTCAGTGAAACTCAATATCCTTCTTTGCCTATTTCCCACTCTGTAATTTCAGCCGTTGATGAAACGCCTGCAGTAAATATTGAAAGCACTGCTCCGTTTGCGGTGAGCGTAAAGGTGAATTCGTTCTCATCATTACTACCGTGCGGGTTAATTCTGGCTGCTGTAAATGCACCACGGTTAATTCACTGTCATTCAGCGTTGAAGTGTAGAGTTCGGGCAATATAGCCAGCGCCAACCTTGAGCGTACCAATCCGTAAAGTGTCTCTTGAAAATCGACCCGATAGGCGATATCCAGGCTTAAACGATGGCTTTCAATGAGCGAGTTAACGAGACGACTCACATTCCCCTTGAGGAAGATAGCGATGGGCCGTCGCGCCAGATGTCGCCAGGGTAGATGGTGGCCATCAGCGAGCGGATCGTCCTTGCGCATTACGACCACAAAGGGGTCCTCAAGCAGCGGGAACACTTCTATTTTTGCCGGTACCGTGCTGTCGAGCGACCCAAGTCCAAAATCAATCGACCCCTTCTCAAGCTCTATCAAAAGCCGATCATTGGTCAGATCATGAAATTCGACCCGAAGATGTGGGAAACGTGTTGCCAGTAATTCGGGAACCGCCGGAAAAAGCAGCGTACTGACCGAGGGCACCAGACCGATTCGCAAGGTTCCGTCACCGCCCTGCGCCATAATTTGCAACATGTCATCGAAGGTATTGTGCGCAATATTCAGCATTCTTTCCGCATAGGGCAAAATCGCCAGCCCGCGATCGGTCAGAGTCACCGCCTGCGCCGTACGATTTACCAGTTTGCCGCCAAGCACGGACTCAATCTGGCGAAGCGCGCTGCTCAAGGCAGGCTGACTGATAGCCAAAAGATGTGCCGTAGCGGTAAAGCTGCGCAGCTCGGCAAGCGTAACAAAATACTGAATTTGTTTAAGCGATAACGCAGGCAGCCTGCGCCAGGGTTCAGACATAAATCCCCGTCAGTTCAATGATGCAGCAGAAAGTGTTAGCCAGCATAACCCCATCTTATCCACTGATAAAATAAATCATCTGTTAAATCGCTGTCGGCCTGCCTACAGTAAGGCCATTCCTCGTTTTCGACCCCTAATTTGGCAGACAATATGATGACCACAGACAAACCGGCCATTTCGCTACGGCGGCGCGCAGTTCAGGCAGCGATGGGTGAGACGCCTTTCGATCGATTGCTAAAAAATGCCCGATTGATTGACATGGTCACCGGTGAAATCCGCGAGGTCGATATCGGCCTGTCCGGCTCGATGATTGCCAGTGTTCATCCGTGCGGTGATGACTTTGAGGCGACAATAACGCAGGACCTGGCCGGTGCCTACCTCTCCCCCGGCCTGATTGACACACACGTTCACGTAGAAAGCTCACACCTGCCAGCTCATCGCTACGCGCAAATCGTGGTTGCGCAGGGAACGACCACCATTTACTGGGATCCGCACGAGCTGGCCAACGTACTGGGTGTAGAAGGGGTGCGCTATGCGGTGGAATCGAGCCGCGGCCTGCCGCTGCGAGTAATCTGTGCTGCGCCTTCAAGCGTGCCATCAACGCCCGGTCTTGAGACATCAGGCGCTGATTTTCGCGGTAAAGAGATGCAAACCATGCTCGCCTGGCCAGACGTTGCCGGCGTTGCCGAAATGATGGACATGCACGGCGTGATCACCGGCAGTGAACGCATGCTAGAAATTCTTGATGCTGGCCTTAGCAGCGGCAAGTTGATTGAAGGCCACGCGCGCGGGCTTAAAGGCAAAGAGCTGCAGGCCTATTTAGCGGCGGGTGTTGGCTCGGACCATGAGCTGACCTCGGCCGAAGACGCGCTTGAAAAACTGCGGGCGGGGCTGAATTTGCAAATTCGCGGCTCGCATCCGTATTTACTGCCCGACATTGTTAACGCATTGAAAACTCTGCCACATCTGTCATCGCAAATCACGCTGTGCACCGACGACGTACCGCCGGACTTTTTGCTTGAACGGGGTGGAATGATTGCTTTGGTCAATACGCTGATCGACTGCGGCTTACCGGCTGAAGACGTGCTGCGCATGGCAACCTTTAACGCTGCGCTGCGCCTGCAGCGTGCCGATTTAGGTCTGATTGCCGCTGGCCGCAGCGCCGATTTCTTCACCTTCGATTCACTGGAAAAGATCTGCCCTGAAAAAGTTTTTGTCGGTGGGCAATGCATCGCCGAAAGCGGTCGCATGCTGATTGAAGAAACTGAACCCGCAACCACGATTCAGCCACCGCGCGACACCATGCACCTTTCGCCGGTCAGTGAGTCTGACTTCGCCATCCGCATTCCAAACGTCAACAATGGCAAAGCCACGCTACGACACATCAAGGGTGCGCGCTTCACCCAATGGAGCGAAACCACCGTAGACGTGCGTGCGGGCGTAGTGCAATTGCCCGCGGAGTTTAGCCTGATCTGGGTTCTGCATCGTCATGGGAAATATCCGGCCAAGCCTCAGCTCGCCCTGCTCGAGGGCTGGGGGGAATTACGCGGTGCGATTGCCACCTCCTATTCCCATGACGCGCATAATTTGGTGGTTCTCGGGCGTGACCCTGCCGAAATGGCGCTGGCGGCGAACCATCTTATTACCTGCGGTGGGGGCATGGCGCTCAGCCAGAATGGAAAACTGCTGGCCAATGTCGACAT contains:
- a CDS encoding LysR family transcriptional regulator yields the protein MSEPWRRLPALSLKQIQYFVTLAELRSFTATAHLLAISQPALSSALRQIESVLGGKLVNRTAQAVTLTDRGLAILPYAERMLNIAHNTFDDMLQIMAQGGDGTLRIGLVPSVSTLLFPAVPELLATRFPHLRVEFHDLTNDRLLIELEKGSIDFGLGSLDSTVPAKIEVFPLLEDPFVVVMRKDDPLADGHHLPWRHLARRPIAIFLKGNVSRLVNSLIESHRLSLDIAYRVDFQETLYGLVRSRLALAILPELYTSTLNDSELTVVHLQQPELTRTVVMMRTNSPLRSPQTEQCFQYLLQAFHQRLKLQSGK
- the ykgO gene encoding type B 50S ribosomal protein L36, with the protein product MQVLSSLKSAKNRHPDCRIVKRKGRLYVICKSNPRFKAVQGGKKKR
- a CDS encoding HHA domain-containing protein; amino-acid sequence: MNKTDYLMRLRKCTTIDTLERVIEKNKYELSNDELELFYSAADHRLAELTMNKLYDKIPVAVWKFVR
- a CDS encoding metal ABC transporter permease; its protein translation is MMWFHLLIDPFVQFGFMRRALIACLALSISATPLGVFLLLRRMSLVGDALSHAVLPGAAIGYLISGMSLVAMGVGGFIAGLAVAMLSGVVSRRTQLKEDASFAGFYLGSLALGVTLVSLKGSSVDLLHVLFGSILAIDSSAMLMVGSISSVSLIILACIYRALVIESFDALFLRVSSGKWLALIQGIFLALVVVNLVAGFQILGTLMSVGLMMLPAASARFWGRDLPHTLLIAMVIGMISSYIGLIWSYYASLPAGPAIVLSANVIFFISVLFGTRGGMLTASRR
- a CDS encoding type B 50S ribosomal protein L31 codes for the protein MRENIHPAYRTVVFHDTGVDEYFRVGSTIKTDRTIELEGKTFPYVTLDISSASHPYYTGKQKEFSKEGSTARFQQRFGSFLGKK
- a CDS encoding metal ABC transporter ATP-binding protein; its protein translation is MINISNLEVGYERRPVAMPLSGRIIAGSLTAVVGANGAGKSTFLKTLAGLQPAISGSIEFTGSSSKNKRPQLAYLPQQAELDRQFPISVFDLVAMGCWPQSGLFGGISRESERQVIEALETVGMTEMRNVAVGELSGGQLQRTLFARLLIQQAPLIMLDEPFTGIDSQTTELLLKVIRQWHQQGKTVIAVLHDIAMVARHFPQVLFLSQQQNIWGTADEVLCHFPHRDHACILADEFSQQRSVIS
- a CDS encoding adenine deaminase; the protein is MTTDKPAISLRRRAVQAAMGETPFDRLLKNARLIDMVTGEIREVDIGLSGSMIASVHPCGDDFEATITQDLAGAYLSPGLIDTHVHVESSHLPAHRYAQIVVAQGTTTIYWDPHELANVLGVEGVRYAVESSRGLPLRVICAAPSSVPSTPGLETSGADFRGKEMQTMLAWPDVAGVAEMMDMHGVITGSERMLEILDAGLSSGKLIEGHARGLKGKELQAYLAAGVGSDHELTSAEDALEKLRAGLNLQIRGSHPYLLPDIVNALKTLPHLSSQITLCTDDVPPDFLLERGGMIALVNTLIDCGLPAEDVLRMATFNAALRLQRADLGLIAAGRSADFFTFDSLEKICPEKVFVGGQCIAESGRMLIEETEPATTIQPPRDTMHLSPVSESDFAIRIPNVNNGKATLRHIKGARFTQWSETTVDVRAGVVQLPAEFSLIWVLHRHGKYPAKPQLALLEGWGELRGAIATSYSHDAHNLVVLGRDPAEMALAANHLITCGGGMALSQNGKLLANVDMPIAGMLSDLPAEQLAVQFKNLRDLSAKIADWEPPYRVFKAIEGTCLACNAGPHLTDLGLTDGGTRQIIDPLTDAWEVL
- the tomB gene encoding Hha toxicity modulator TomB, with the protein product MDEYSPKRHDIAQLRFLNENLYDEGIATLGDSHHGWVNDPTSAVNLQLNDLIEHIASFIMSFKIKYPDETNLSDLVEEYLDDTYTLFSNYGINDSDLRQWQKTKKRLFRMFSGDYVCTLMKT
- a CDS encoding metal ABC transporter substrate-binding protein codes for the protein MKLLPVALSVAALLSSPLAMAKTVNAVASFSILGDIVQEVGGDHVKVTSLVGPDGDPHSFEPAPRDSKTLASSDVVFVSGLGMEGWMDRLITASGYHGKVITASQGVDTRQMEEEGKTVTDPHAWNSMANGVIYATNVMNALIAADPEDADYFRQHGGAYIERLKKLDAWAKQEFSSIAANKRTVLTSHDAFGYFGKEYNVAFMAPVGFSTESEASASGVASLIKQIKAEKVKTYFIENQTDPRLVKQIASATGAQPGGELYPESLSGPQGPATTYEKAFTHNVEAIVASMK